In Chitinophaga nivalis, a single genomic region encodes these proteins:
- the paaN gene encoding phenylacetic acid degradation protein PaaN, whose protein sequence is MLVTKHQNTIDNAVKANHERTFFSQYPEHPKAYGEDAHAKGHQRYQQLLGKPFKQLLQTGETGWAGEEVSPYTQEVLGTTYPVFAVNDLIAKATTAGHKWAQTSAAERAAVLTETLDNIQSYFFDIANATMHTTGQSFMMSFQASGPHANDRALEAIAAGYHELQRYPGQLLWEKPMGKSSIRLQKTYTAVPKGIAVVIGCSTFPVWNTLPGVYADLITGNPVIIKPHPKAILPIAIVVAAIQQVLQDNGYDPNLCQLAADSSENLITKTLCEHPDVRLIDYTGGSAFGNYVESLTGKTVFTEKAGVNSVILDSVKDLNAVIQNLAFSVCLYSGQMCTAPQNFFIPESGISTPEGQVGFNEVVQQFKDAIVALVSNPKMGAGTLGAVQNEATLTRAKEAHQLGGKLILQGSPVINEEFSNARVYAPTVLEVSSVDTNIYEKELFGPILLIIKTRDTDHSIQLARQMALKHGAITCGAYTTDAAVKEKITTEMNSVFTPVSFNLTGFIWVNQHAAFSDFHVTGGNPAGNASFTNQEFIVKRFVWVGNRELVE, encoded by the coding sequence ATGCTCGTTACTAAACACCAAAACACTATTGACAACGCTGTAAAAGCGAACCACGAAAGAACCTTTTTTTCGCAATATCCGGAGCATCCCAAAGCTTATGGAGAAGACGCGCATGCGAAAGGCCACCAGCGTTATCAACAGCTGCTGGGTAAACCATTCAAACAACTTTTACAAACCGGTGAAACCGGATGGGCAGGAGAAGAAGTCTCTCCCTACACCCAGGAAGTACTGGGCACCACGTATCCTGTTTTTGCCGTAAACGACCTGATTGCCAAAGCTACAACTGCCGGCCACAAATGGGCACAGACATCCGCCGCAGAAAGAGCCGCCGTACTGACGGAAACACTGGACAACATCCAATCATATTTCTTTGATATCGCCAATGCCACCATGCATACTACCGGCCAAAGCTTTATGATGAGTTTCCAGGCATCCGGCCCACACGCCAACGATCGGGCACTGGAAGCCATTGCTGCCGGTTACCACGAATTACAGCGTTATCCTGGTCAGCTCCTGTGGGAAAAACCCATGGGTAAAAGCAGCATCAGATTGCAAAAAACCTACACCGCCGTACCCAAAGGTATTGCTGTAGTTATCGGCTGCTCTACTTTCCCCGTATGGAATACCCTGCCTGGTGTTTACGCAGACCTCATTACCGGCAATCCGGTAATTATAAAACCACACCCGAAAGCTATTCTGCCGATCGCTATTGTAGTAGCGGCCATACAGCAGGTATTACAGGACAACGGCTATGATCCGAACCTGTGCCAGCTGGCGGCAGACAGCTCCGAAAATCTGATTACCAAAACCCTGTGCGAGCATCCGGATGTTCGCCTGATTGACTATACCGGCGGCAGCGCTTTCGGCAACTATGTAGAATCGCTGACCGGCAAAACTGTATTCACCGAAAAAGCAGGGGTCAACTCTGTGATATTGGATAGTGTAAAAGACCTGAATGCAGTGATTCAAAACCTCGCCTTTTCCGTTTGTCTCTATTCCGGACAAATGTGTACGGCCCCGCAGAACTTCTTTATTCCGGAAAGCGGGATCAGCACACCGGAAGGTCAGGTAGGATTCAACGAAGTGGTACAACAGTTCAAAGATGCGATTGTAGCCCTGGTGAGCAATCCTAAAATGGGCGCCGGCACCCTGGGAGCGGTACAGAATGAGGCCACCCTCACCCGCGCCAAAGAAGCCCACCAGCTGGGTGGAAAACTGATTCTGCAGGGATCTCCCGTGATCAACGAAGAATTCAGCAACGCCCGGGTATATGCGCCGACCGTACTGGAAGTAAGCAGCGTAGATACCAATATCTACGAAAAAGAGCTGTTTGGCCCGATCCTGCTGATTATCAAAACCAGAGATACGGATCATTCGATTCAACTGGCCCGGCAGATGGCGCTCAAACACGGAGCCATCACCTGCGGCGCCTACACGACAGATGCGGCCGTAAAAGAAAAAATTACCACAGAGATGAACAGCGTGTTCACCCCTGTTTCCTTTAACCTCACCGGTTTCATCTGGGTAAACCAGCATGCGGCCTTTTCCGACTTCCATGTAACAGGTGGTAATCCGGCTGGTAATGCCAGCTTTACTAACCAGGAATTCATCGTAAAACGATTTGTATGGGTAGGTAACCGGGAATTGGTGGAATAG
- a CDS encoding 2TM domain-containing protein, giving the protein METSQERDERLWRIAKARAGFKSHLIIYLVINLGLWAVWFLTDSDRSHGTPWPVWPALGWGIALAFQYFSAYHKDPFGDAVREYEKLKEQEHTRL; this is encoded by the coding sequence ATGGAAACAAGTCAAGAAAGAGATGAACGACTCTGGCGCATTGCAAAAGCCAGGGCCGGATTCAAATCGCATCTTATTATTTACCTGGTCATAAACCTCGGTTTATGGGCAGTATGGTTCCTGACAGACAGCGACAGATCACATGGTACTCCCTGGCCCGTATGGCCAGCCCTCGGATGGGGAATAGCGCTGGCCTTTCAATATTTCAGCGCCTATCATAAAGACCCCTTCGGAGACGCCGTAAGAGAGTACGAAAAGTTAAAAGAGCAGGAACATACCCGCCTCTAA
- a CDS encoding YceI family protein: MKKILWIFLALCYGLTACEQAPKADKATVTDAQTVQAGTGSAFLLDTTLSHVEWVGTKPTGKHHGTLQLSGGAIYVQDSLITGGQFVVNMYSLKNTDLAADTAMKNKLENELKGAMFFDVKKYPAATFEITRVTPLQAIAGEEVAFIGATHTVQGNLTLKAVTKNISFPARIILQDDHINALANFNIDRTLWGISYRADKSLQDKLINSQVNIGFNITAKR, encoded by the coding sequence ATGAAAAAAATACTGTGGATCTTTCTCGCGCTATGTTACGGACTGACAGCCTGTGAACAGGCACCTAAAGCAGATAAAGCTACGGTGACCGACGCACAGACCGTTCAAGCCGGCACGGGCAGCGCCTTTCTGCTGGATACAACACTCAGCCATGTGGAATGGGTAGGTACCAAACCTACCGGCAAACACCATGGTACCCTCCAGCTATCCGGCGGCGCCATTTATGTGCAAGACAGCCTCATTACCGGCGGACAGTTTGTTGTGAACATGTATTCCCTTAAAAATACAGACCTCGCGGCCGATACGGCCATGAAAAACAAACTGGAGAATGAACTAAAAGGCGCCATGTTTTTCGATGTAAAAAAATATCCGGCGGCTACATTTGAAATCACCCGCGTTACTCCCCTGCAAGCCATTGCCGGCGAAGAAGTAGCCTTTATAGGCGCTACCCACACCGTTCAGGGCAATCTTACCCTGAAAGCCGTGACCAAAAACATCTCCTTCCCTGCCAGGATCATCCTGCAGGATGATCATATCAATGCACTGGCGAACTTCAATATTGACCGTACCCTTTGGGGGATCAGCTACCGCGCAGACAAATCCCTCCAGGACAAACTGATCAACTCCCAGGTAAACATCGGTTTCAATATTACCGCCAAACGATAA
- a CDS encoding tetratricopeptide repeat protein, whose product MRSSLLSIFFFLAGVLFSSTVAAQDAKELYSTANNFIRNGDYSNAILVLNQALQLDPENFEYKKQLGFTFYLKGDLNKAKSIIEPLLNSKEADVQVFQIAGNIYKGREDWKTAQRMYARALKKFPKSGELYNDNGNLQMNFKMYDAALRSWLKGIEEDPAFPGNYYNAVKTYEYSNDPVWCILYGETFMNMESFTTRTAEVRNILLEAYKKLFNDPSLFDSVIPDEKSRKSRSGNDFIQAYRQSMGKQISVVTGGIDPDALLMVRTRFILDWFNFYGMKFPVALFDFQQQLLREGMFEAYNQWLFGPAANQAGYKAWVALHKQEYDAFLKFQRNHPLKPRPDEYYNDGRFTLANAGY is encoded by the coding sequence ATGAGGTCTTCTTTATTGAGTATATTTTTTTTCTTAGCAGGAGTTTTATTTTCATCAACGGTAGCCGCTCAGGACGCAAAGGAACTGTATAGTACCGCCAACAACTTTATACGTAATGGCGACTATTCCAATGCCATACTGGTATTAAACCAGGCCTTACAACTGGATCCGGAGAACTTTGAGTATAAGAAACAACTGGGGTTCACCTTCTATCTGAAAGGAGATCTCAATAAAGCCAAGAGCATCATAGAACCACTGCTGAACAGCAAAGAGGCAGATGTACAGGTATTTCAGATTGCCGGGAATATTTACAAAGGCCGGGAAGACTGGAAAACCGCGCAGCGGATGTACGCCCGGGCACTCAAAAAATTCCCGAAAAGCGGCGAACTGTATAACGACAACGGTAACCTGCAGATGAATTTCAAAATGTATGATGCCGCGCTCCGCAGCTGGCTGAAAGGTATTGAAGAAGATCCTGCCTTCCCCGGTAACTACTACAATGCCGTTAAAACCTACGAATACAGCAATGATCCGGTATGGTGCATCCTCTATGGTGAAACCTTCATGAATATGGAAAGCTTCACCACCCGGACCGCCGAAGTACGGAACATCCTGCTGGAAGCCTATAAGAAATTATTCAACGATCCATCTTTATTTGACAGTGTTATTCCGGATGAAAAAAGCAGGAAAAGCAGAAGCGGTAATGACTTCATACAGGCCTACCGCCAAAGTATGGGCAAACAAATCAGCGTGGTTACCGGCGGTATTGATCCCGATGCCCTGCTGATGGTACGTACCCGCTTTATCCTCGACTGGTTTAACTTCTACGGGATGAAATTCCCGGTAGCACTTTTCGATTTTCAACAGCAGCTGCTGCGCGAAGGCATGTTCGAAGCCTATAATCAATGGCTCTTTGGCCCGGCCGCCAACCAGGCCGGTTACAAAGCATGGGTAGCCTTACATAAACAGGAGTATGATGCATTCCTGAAATTCCAACGTAATCATCCCCTGAAACCAAGACCGGATGAATACTATAACGACGGGAGATTTACGCTGGCAAATGCGGGATATTAA
- a CDS encoding AMP-dependent synthetase/ligase: MMDQPQRLFDVIQHQLANYPKKDMLASKENGQWKQYSTQEVADITLKFSAGLLKLGIRAGITQNEEKDKIAIISPNRPEWIITDLACQQLGAVLTPIYPTISEHELAYVLNDAAARLLFVSDKELLEKILAMRDKFPTIEAIFTFNKVEGARHWTEILSLGDTADYPKIEAIKKDISPEELVTIIYTSGTTGTPKGVMLSHHNIMSNVLACVPYLPVNKDAKALSFLPLNHIFERTVTYIYLTNGIPVYYAESMESIGDNLKEVKPTIFTTVPRLLEKVYERIMTTGLALTGIKRALFFWAVGLGKQYEINKNQGVWYNLQLKLANKLIFNKWRAALGGNVQTIINGAAACQVRLLRIFTAAGIPILEGYGLTETSPIISVNRYNEEERMFGTVGPVISNVEVKIAEDGEILCKGPSVTIGYYKRPDLTKEAITDGWFHTGDIGVMIDNKFLKITDRKKELFKTSGGKFVAPQPIENKFKESPYIEQLMVVGEDRKFTAALIVPAFNNLRNWAQKNGITADTNEVLLKKPEVIDLYKQAVEKYNQFFNHIEQVKRFVLLPHEWTVDAGELTPTMKVKRKVILERYKDQIAGIYTPSGGKVDIESL; encoded by the coding sequence ATGATGGACCAACCGCAACGACTATTTGACGTTATTCAACACCAACTGGCAAACTATCCCAAAAAAGATATGCTGGCCAGCAAAGAAAACGGACAATGGAAGCAGTACAGTACACAGGAAGTAGCGGACATCACCCTTAAATTCAGTGCCGGATTACTCAAACTGGGCATAAGGGCTGGTATTACACAGAATGAAGAGAAGGATAAAATAGCCATCATCTCCCCCAACAGACCCGAATGGATCATCACCGACCTGGCCTGTCAGCAACTGGGAGCCGTGCTGACACCTATCTATCCTACGATCAGTGAACATGAACTCGCCTATGTACTGAACGATGCGGCGGCCCGCCTGCTATTTGTAAGCGATAAGGAACTGCTGGAAAAGATACTGGCCATGCGGGATAAATTCCCCACCATCGAGGCCATCTTTACCTTCAACAAAGTGGAAGGCGCCCGGCACTGGACAGAAATCCTGTCTCTCGGCGATACCGCAGACTATCCTAAGATTGAAGCCATCAAAAAAGATATTTCCCCGGAAGAACTGGTAACTATCATCTATACTTCCGGTACCACCGGCACACCGAAAGGCGTTATGCTCAGCCATCACAACATTATGAGCAACGTACTGGCCTGTGTTCCCTATCTGCCGGTAAATAAAGATGCTAAAGCTCTCAGCTTCCTGCCGCTCAATCATATCTTCGAACGAACGGTTACCTATATTTACCTGACTAATGGCATCCCTGTATACTATGCAGAAAGCATGGAAAGCATCGGCGATAACCTGAAAGAGGTAAAACCCACGATATTTACCACCGTTCCCCGTTTACTGGAAAAAGTATACGAAAGGATCATGACCACGGGCCTGGCGCTTACAGGTATCAAACGCGCGCTCTTCTTCTGGGCAGTAGGCCTGGGCAAACAATATGAAATCAATAAAAACCAGGGAGTCTGGTACAACCTGCAGCTAAAGCTGGCCAATAAACTTATATTCAACAAGTGGCGTGCAGCCTTAGGCGGCAATGTACAAACGATTATAAACGGTGCAGCAGCTTGCCAGGTACGGCTGCTCCGCATATTCACCGCTGCCGGCATCCCTATCCTGGAAGGATACGGCCTCACCGAAACCTCCCCTATTATCAGCGTAAACCGGTACAACGAAGAGGAACGTATGTTCGGCACCGTAGGTCCCGTTATCAGCAATGTAGAGGTTAAAATAGCCGAAGACGGCGAAATCCTTTGCAAAGGTCCCAGCGTTACCATCGGCTACTATAAACGGCCTGATCTCACGAAAGAAGCCATTACCGATGGCTGGTTCCATACCGGCGATATCGGGGTAATGATAGACAACAAATTTCTGAAGATAACCGACCGTAAAAAAGAACTCTTCAAGACCTCCGGAGGCAAATTTGTAGCACCACAACCCATTGAAAACAAGTTCAAGGAATCGCCCTATATTGAACAACTCATGGTAGTGGGCGAAGACCGCAAATTCACCGCGGCCCTCATCGTACCGGCTTTCAATAACCTCCGTAACTGGGCGCAGAAAAACGGCATTACCGCCGACACCAATGAAGTGCTGCTGAAAAAGCCGGAAGTCATTGACCTCTATAAGCAGGCCGTAGAAAAATACAACCAGTTCTTTAACCATATTGAACAGGTAAAAAGGTTCGTACTGCTGCCACATGAATGGACCGTAGACGCCGGTGAACTGACGCCTACCATGAAAGTAAAACGGAAGGTGATCCTGGAAAGATACAAAGACCAGATTGCTGGTATTTATACTCCTTCCGGCGGCAAAGTCGATATAGAAAGTCTTTAA
- a CDS encoding DUF1015 domain-containing protein translates to MAIIRPFKGLRPKEALAAQVAARPYDVLSSEEAKAAASGNPYSFYHVSKSEIDLPAGIDTHSQQVYDKAAENLQQLVKDGILFQDEQPSYYIYKLVMNGRAQTGLVTASAVADYNNGIIKKHEFTRPDKELDRINHIKTTLAQTGNVFLAYNDVPEVNALIERWQEHNKPLYDFTADDDIQHTIWAINTPAAVQEVTTLFAEKVPCTYIADGHHRAASASLVQKELQAAGKITSVENPANYFLTTIFPASQLAILDYNRVVKDLNGLSKADLLSRLDYDFTVEETGHHPLQPSMLHEFSMYLEGSWYRLVAKEGTYTTDPIGILDVTILSNNILDKLLDIKDQRTDKRIDFVGGIRGLQELVKRVDSGEMKVAFALYPVTIQQLFDIADSGNVMPPKSTWFEPKLRDGLLTHVI, encoded by the coding sequence ATGGCGATTATCAGACCCTTTAAAGGATTAAGGCCCAAAGAAGCATTAGCCGCCCAGGTGGCTGCAAGGCCCTACGACGTGCTCAGCTCAGAAGAAGCAAAAGCCGCTGCATCCGGTAACCCGTATTCATTTTACCATGTTTCCAAATCTGAAATAGATTTACCGGCCGGCATTGATACCCACAGTCAACAGGTATATGACAAAGCTGCCGAAAACCTGCAACAACTGGTAAAAGATGGTATCCTGTTTCAGGATGAACAACCCAGCTACTACATCTATAAACTGGTGATGAACGGCCGCGCACAAACCGGTCTCGTTACCGCTTCCGCCGTAGCCGACTACAACAACGGCATCATTAAAAAACATGAATTCACGCGCCCGGACAAAGAACTGGATCGCATCAATCATATTAAAACCACGCTGGCACAAACCGGTAACGTATTTCTGGCCTATAACGACGTGCCGGAAGTAAACGCCCTGATAGAACGCTGGCAGGAACACAACAAACCGCTGTACGACTTTACCGCGGACGATGATATCCAGCACACCATCTGGGCCATCAACACCCCCGCCGCTGTACAGGAAGTAACTACCCTGTTTGCCGAAAAAGTACCTTGTACCTACATCGCAGACGGTCACCACAGAGCAGCATCTGCCAGCCTGGTACAAAAGGAACTGCAAGCCGCCGGCAAAATCACCTCTGTGGAAAATCCGGCCAACTACTTCCTGACCACCATTTTCCCGGCCAGTCAGTTAGCCATCCTGGACTATAACCGCGTTGTAAAAGACCTCAACGGCCTTAGCAAAGCAGACCTGTTATCCAGACTGGATTACGACTTCACCGTGGAAGAAACCGGCCATCACCCGCTGCAACCTTCCATGCTGCACGAATTCAGCATGTACCTGGAAGGTAGCTGGTATCGCCTGGTGGCCAAAGAAGGCACCTACACCACCGATCCTATCGGCATCCTGGATGTAACCATCCTCTCCAACAATATACTGGACAAACTGCTGGACATCAAAGACCAGCGTACCGATAAAAGAATTGACTTCGTAGGCGGTATCCGTGGCCTGCAGGAACTGGTTAAACGCGTAGACAGCGGCGAAATGAAAGTCGCTTTCGCCCTTTATCCGGTAACCATTCAGCAACTGTTTGATATTGCCGACAGCGGTAATGTAATGCCTCCAAAGAGCACCTGGTTTGAACCTAAGCTCCGCGATGGCCTCCTTACACACGTCATTTAA